A window of Phycisphaerales bacterium contains these coding sequences:
- a CDS encoding HAMP domain-containing sensor histidine kinase, whose translation MPPPSANQNLAMNAELLHQIESLQREVASLRTDLARAEQLATLGTLSAMVAHEVNNLMTPVISYAQMAKARPQDAELVAKSLERSISGAQQASRTANAILRLARGQDGPCECDVGGVLDDVIACVPRGTRRDVVIRTHAESSLVAAASPVSLQQIVLNLVLNALKAVGGRGTIDIRASTRGPDVLIEVEDNGPGVPKDLSPLLFKPFAAQSGYGTGLGLSICDRLAKQAGGEVWLDRVGGPGAKFCVRVPRGTTTSAAAA comes from the coding sequence ATGCCCCCACCATCCGCAAACCAGAACCTGGCGATGAACGCCGAGCTGCTGCACCAGATCGAGTCGCTGCAGCGGGAGGTCGCCTCACTGCGCACCGACCTGGCGCGGGCTGAGCAGCTGGCAACGCTCGGGACGCTCTCGGCGATGGTGGCGCACGAGGTAAACAATTTGATGACCCCTGTGATCAGCTACGCCCAGATGGCGAAGGCCCGCCCGCAGGATGCGGAGCTGGTGGCCAAGTCGCTCGAGCGATCAATCAGCGGGGCCCAGCAGGCGTCGCGGACCGCGAACGCCATCCTGCGGCTGGCGCGCGGGCAGGACGGACCTTGCGAGTGCGATGTGGGCGGCGTTCTAGACGACGTCATCGCGTGTGTTCCACGTGGAACACGCCGGGATGTCGTGATCCGCACGCATGCGGAATCCTCGCTCGTGGCTGCCGCGAGCCCTGTCTCGCTCCAGCAGATTGTCCTCAACCTCGTCCTCAACGCCCTCAAGGCGGTGGGAGGGCGAGGCACCATCGACATCCGCGCGTCCACGCGTGGCCCTGACGTCCTCATCGAGGTTGAGGACAACGGGCCAGGTGTTCCGAAAGACCTCTCTCCCCTGCTCTTCAAACCCTTCGCGGCACAGTCGGGCTATGGAACCGGCCTGGGGCTTTCGATCTGCGATCGTCTTGCGAAGCAGGCGGGCGGCGAGGTTTGGCTGGATCGGGTCGGCGGCCCGGGCGCGAAGTTCTGTGTGCGTGTTCCCCGTGGAACAACTACGTCCGCGGCCGCGGCTTAG
- a CDS encoding AAA family ATPase — protein sequence MRPDRMTTAAQQALADAQSLASTRSNPEVTGLHVLAAMLTDRNGPAWSVIGKVGADPARVSQLAEAELSRLPSTSSGAGSAGRAIMEVLTKADAEAKRMGDAYVSSEHLLLAVTDFAGPARDVLAAVGVNHKRVQEAVTAIRKASGVDKITDQNAEQNFESLKKYAIDLTERAQQGKLDPVIGRDEEIRRCMQVLSRRTKNNPVLIGEAGVGKTAIAEGLAQRIVNGDCPDGMKNKRIMALDVGALLAGAKYRGEFEERLKAVLREVMGSKGEIILFIDELHTIIGAGAAEGAVSAGNLLKPVLARGELRCIGATTLDEYRKHIEKDPAFERRFQPIFVDQPTVEQTVAILRGLKPRYEAHHGVRILDSAILSAAQLSHRYIADRFLPDKAIDLIDEAAARLRIENDSMPSELDELRRRIMQLEIEREALRIEAEGSTGRETGATKAGTLRELERVERELSELGEQNRALTARWEQEKKGLDAVKDIKEEMERKQVELEQAQRRGDLERAARIRYGELRDLQLKLEQSEKALEEQKNRGEALVKEEVDAEAIAEVVGRWTGIPVSRLVEGEREKLTRMEEQLSRRVVGQEHALKAVADAVRRSRAGLSDPNKPIGSFLFLGPTGVGKTETCRALAEFLFDTEEAMVRIDMSEYGEKHAVARLIGAPPGYVGYDEGGQLTETVRRRPYCVVLLDEIEKAHPDVFNILLQVLDDGRLTDGQGRTVDFKNTIIVMTSNYGSAQIQELTSQGAEDWEIEAAIRELLKRGPGGLMAEEFGRAAGLPTKVTEVMSRAAMTMQGGLMRPELLNRIDEVVIFHQLKKEALSSIVEIQLARLRKRLAERGMSLELTDIAKAELATEGWDPAFGARPLKRTIQQRVENTLAARILSGEFGAGDAIVCDFNGGVFVFRKA from the coding sequence ATGCGACCTGACCGGATGACGACCGCCGCGCAGCAGGCCCTGGCCGATGCACAAAGCCTCGCGAGCACCCGCAGCAACCCCGAGGTGACCGGGCTGCACGTGCTCGCGGCCATGCTGACGGACCGCAACGGTCCCGCCTGGTCGGTCATCGGGAAGGTCGGGGCGGACCCGGCGCGGGTGTCGCAGCTGGCCGAGGCCGAGCTGAGCCGCCTCCCGAGCACCAGCAGCGGCGCGGGCTCCGCAGGGCGGGCGATCATGGAGGTGCTGACGAAGGCGGATGCGGAGGCCAAGCGCATGGGCGACGCCTACGTGAGCAGCGAGCACCTGCTGCTGGCGGTCACCGACTTCGCCGGGCCGGCGCGGGACGTGCTCGCGGCGGTGGGAGTCAACCACAAGCGCGTGCAGGAGGCGGTGACCGCGATCCGCAAGGCCTCGGGGGTGGACAAAATCACCGACCAGAACGCCGAGCAGAACTTCGAGAGCCTCAAGAAGTACGCGATCGACCTCACCGAGCGGGCCCAGCAGGGCAAGCTCGACCCGGTGATCGGGCGGGACGAGGAGATCCGGAGGTGCATGCAGGTGCTCAGCCGGCGCACCAAGAACAACCCGGTGCTGATCGGAGAGGCGGGTGTGGGCAAGACGGCGATCGCGGAGGGGCTCGCCCAGCGGATCGTGAACGGCGACTGCCCCGACGGGATGAAGAACAAGCGGATCATGGCCCTCGATGTGGGCGCTTTGCTTGCGGGCGCGAAGTACCGAGGCGAGTTCGAGGAGCGGCTCAAGGCCGTGCTGCGGGAGGTGATGGGCAGCAAGGGCGAGATCATCCTGTTCATTGACGAGCTGCACACGATCATCGGCGCCGGCGCGGCCGAGGGCGCGGTCTCCGCGGGCAACCTGCTCAAGCCGGTGCTTGCACGTGGCGAGCTGCGCTGCATCGGCGCGACCACGCTGGATGAGTACCGCAAGCACATCGAGAAGGACCCCGCGTTCGAGCGGCGGTTCCAGCCGATCTTCGTGGATCAGCCGACAGTAGAGCAAACGGTGGCGATCCTCCGCGGCTTGAAGCCGCGCTACGAGGCGCACCACGGCGTGCGGATCCTGGACAGCGCGATCCTCTCCGCGGCGCAGCTGAGCCACCGCTACATCGCCGACCGCTTCCTGCCCGACAAGGCGATCGACCTGATCGACGAGGCTGCGGCCAGGCTGCGGATCGAGAACGACAGCATGCCCAGCGAGCTGGACGAGCTGCGGCGCCGCATCATGCAGCTGGAGATCGAGCGCGAGGCGCTGCGGATCGAAGCCGAAGGAAGCACCGGTCGGGAGACCGGTGCCACCAAGGCAGGGACACTGCGCGAGCTGGAGCGCGTGGAGAGAGAGCTGAGCGAACTCGGCGAACAGAACCGCGCCCTCACAGCCCGCTGGGAGCAGGAGAAGAAGGGCCTCGATGCTGTCAAGGACATCAAGGAAGAGATGGAGCGCAAGCAGGTCGAGCTCGAGCAGGCCCAGCGGCGCGGCGACCTCGAACGCGCCGCCCGCATCCGCTACGGCGAGCTCCGCGACCTGCAGCTCAAGCTCGAACAGAGCGAGAAAGCCCTCGAGGAGCAGAAGAACCGGGGCGAGGCCCTGGTGAAGGAGGAGGTAGACGCCGAGGCCATCGCGGAGGTGGTGGGGCGGTGGACCGGCATCCCCGTGTCGCGCCTCGTTGAGGGTGAGCGCGAGAAACTCACTCGCATGGAGGAGCAGCTCTCGCGCCGCGTGGTCGGCCAGGAGCACGCCCTCAAAGCAGTAGCGGACGCGGTGCGGCGCTCGCGCGCCGGGCTGAGCGACCCTAACAAGCCGATCGGCAGCTTCCTGTTCCTGGGCCCCACGGGCGTGGGCAAGACCGAGACATGCCGCGCACTCGCGGAGTTCCTCTTCGATACCGAGGAGGCGATGGTGCGTATCGACATGAGCGAGTACGGCGAGAAGCACGCAGTTGCGCGCCTCATTGGCGCACCCCCCGGCTACGTCGGCTACGACGAGGGCGGGCAGCTGACCGAGACGGTGCGGCGGCGGCCCTACTGCGTGGTGCTGCTGGACGAGATCGAGAAGGCCCACCCCGACGTGTTCAACATCCTGCTCCAGGTGCTCGACGACGGCCGCCTCACCGACGGCCAGGGCCGCACCGTGGACTTCAAGAACACGATCATTGTGATGACCAGCAACTACGGATCCGCGCAGATCCAGGAGCTGACGAGCCAGGGCGCAGAGGACTGGGAGATCGAGGCCGCGATCCGCGAACTGCTTAAGCGCGGCCCCGGCGGGCTGATGGCAGAGGAGTTCGGCAGAGCGGCGGGGCTGCCGACGAAGGTGACAGAGGTCATGAGCCGCGCGGCCATGACGATGCAGGGCGGGCTGATGCGGCCGGAGCTGCTCAACCGCATCGACGAGGTCGTGATCTTCCACCAGCTCAAGAAGGAGGCGCTGTCGTCGATTGTGGAGATCCAGCTGGCGCGCCTGCGCAAGCGGCTCGCCGAGCGGGGCATGTCGCTGGAGCTCACTGACATCGCAAAGGCGGAGTTGGCGACGGAGGGCTGGGACCCTGCGTTCGGTGCTCGCCCGCTCAAGAGGACGATCCAGCAGCGCGTGGAGAACACCTTGGCCGCGCGGATCCTGAGCGGGGAGTTCGGGGCGGGGGACGCGATCGTGTGCGACTTCAATGGCGGGGTGTTTGTGTTCAGGAAGGCGTAA
- a CDS encoding UbiA family prenyltransferase has protein sequence MKHDRGTVWSLVRLARLHQWLKGVFVLIGPLYGLKDLTAQQHELWWEPLTAGLLAFLAFGFASSGCYVINDLHDAELDRMHPRKRHRPIASGAVGKGAAGVFAAVLFVLAAGCILALDAAVRLGVAAVVLGYVVNVFAYSAWLKHVVIADVLSLALGFVLRMFGGCAAVGIAPTTWLLNVTFFLAMFLAFGKRLGERRTLGLDAASARGVQAAYTDELLRMVVVVTGVATLITYAGYVQAREPETSFQVWPFLARFNFLWFTMVPAIYALMRAIVLLERGQYDDPTELAVKDRPMQGAVLAFMFLTAGVLSWKLWAPQ, from the coding sequence ATGAAGCATGATCGTGGCACGGTGTGGTCTCTTGTGCGCCTGGCCCGGTTGCACCAGTGGCTCAAGGGCGTGTTCGTTCTCATTGGGCCGTTGTACGGGCTGAAGGACCTCACTGCTCAGCAGCACGAGTTATGGTGGGAGCCGCTCACGGCGGGGCTGCTGGCGTTCCTGGCGTTCGGGTTTGCCAGCAGCGGGTGCTACGTCATCAACGACCTGCACGATGCCGAGCTGGACCGGATGCACCCGCGGAAACGGCACCGGCCGATCGCGAGCGGGGCGGTGGGGAAGGGGGCCGCGGGGGTGTTCGCGGCGGTGCTGTTCGTGCTGGCGGCAGGTTGCATTCTCGCGCTGGACGCAGCGGTACGGCTGGGCGTGGCGGCGGTGGTGCTGGGGTACGTGGTGAACGTGTTTGCGTACTCGGCGTGGCTGAAGCACGTGGTGATCGCGGATGTGCTGTCCCTGGCACTGGGGTTCGTGCTGCGGATGTTCGGCGGGTGTGCCGCGGTTGGGATCGCGCCGACCACCTGGCTGCTGAACGTGACGTTCTTCCTGGCGATGTTCCTGGCCTTTGGGAAGCGGCTGGGTGAGCGGCGGACGCTGGGGCTGGATGCGGCCAGTGCGCGGGGGGTTCAGGCGGCGTACACGGATGAGCTGCTGCGGATGGTGGTGGTGGTGACGGGTGTTGCAACCCTTATCACCTACGCGGGTTATGTGCAGGCGCGGGAGCCGGAGACGAGCTTCCAGGTCTGGCCGTTCCTCGCCAGGTTCAACTTCCTGTGGTTCACCATGGTGCCGGCGATTTATGCCCTGATGCGGGCGATCGTGCTGCTGGAGCGGGGGCAGTACGACGACCCGACGGAGCTGGCGGTGAAGGACCGCCCGATGCAGGGGGCGGTGCTGGCGTTCATGTTCTTGACGGCGGGCGTGCTGAGTTGGAAGCTGTGGGCTCCCCAATAG
- a CDS encoding ParB/RepB/Spo0J family partition protein, which translates to MDAKKGAAVEVKSPARRLGRGLSSLLALDTPAVPVAVETQVVAAQEHRAVATPANGEGSGLSDFQSIAVAVIEPSRYQPRKVIDDAAIARLAESIKRAGVMQPVIVRPIAGGRYELVAGERRWRAATAAGLEKIPALVRPMSDEQSAEWGLVENVQREDLNPMERAWALKALGEKFNLPQQQLAERVGLERSTVANLIRLCELEPEIAQMIVKGELSAGHGKALLAAPAGPQRVGLAREAHTFNYSVRKLESIAAKVGERKAKGGKADPMEDLSTRYAHLRDLERQIGQQLGTKVQILTTGSGKRGRLCIEFYGLDHFDGLLQRLNVRAH; encoded by the coding sequence ATGGATGCGAAGAAGGGCGCGGCCGTGGAAGTGAAGTCGCCGGCGCGGCGGTTGGGACGGGGGCTGAGCAGTTTGCTGGCGCTGGATACGCCGGCGGTGCCGGTGGCGGTTGAGACGCAAGTTGTTGCAGCGCAGGAACATAGGGCTGTTGCGACGCCGGCTAATGGCGAGGGCTCTGGGTTATCGGACTTTCAGTCGATCGCGGTGGCGGTGATTGAGCCGAGCAGGTATCAGCCGCGGAAGGTCATCGACGACGCGGCGATCGCCCGCTTGGCGGAGTCGATCAAGCGCGCGGGTGTGATGCAGCCGGTTATCGTGCGGCCGATCGCGGGCGGGCGGTACGAGCTGGTCGCGGGCGAGCGGCGGTGGCGGGCAGCGACGGCGGCGGGCCTGGAGAAGATCCCGGCTCTGGTGCGGCCGATGAGCGACGAGCAGAGCGCCGAGTGGGGGCTCGTCGAGAATGTGCAGCGCGAGGACCTCAACCCGATGGAGCGGGCGTGGGCGCTCAAGGCGCTGGGCGAAAAGTTCAACCTGCCGCAGCAGCAGCTCGCCGAGCGCGTGGGGCTGGAGCGGTCGACGGTTGCGAACCTGATCCGGCTGTGCGAGCTGGAGCCGGAGATCGCGCAGATGATCGTCAAAGGCGAGCTGAGCGCGGGGCACGGCAAGGCGCTGCTCGCGGCGCCGGCGGGGCCGCAGCGGGTGGGGCTGGCACGCGAGGCGCACACGTTCAACTACTCGGTGCGCAAGCTCGAGAGCATCGCCGCGAAAGTGGGGGAGCGCAAGGCCAAGGGGGGCAAGGCCGACCCCATGGAAGACCTGAGCACGCGGTACGCGCACCTGCGGGACCTGGAGCGGCAGATCGGGCAGCAGCTGGGAACGAAGGTGCAGATCCTCACGACCGGCAGCGGCAAGCGCGGCCGGCTGTGCATCGAGTTCTACGGGCTTGATCACTTCGATGGGTTGCTGCAACGCCTGAACGTGCGGGCGCACTAG
- a CDS encoding NUDIX domain-containing protein has product MTANHDSLEVEVIARGLCVRNNRVLLCKNLKHDYFYLPGGHVEFGETAGTALARELQEEAAIDCKVGRLLLAHEHIFRQGRRVRHELNLVFHVELPDVEVVSQEEKISFEWADLGTIGERDVRPEAVRLWLARPLDGSFKWISESLT; this is encoded by the coding sequence ATGACAGCCAATCACGATTCGCTCGAGGTCGAGGTCATCGCCCGCGGCCTGTGCGTCCGCAACAACCGCGTCCTCCTCTGCAAGAACCTCAAGCACGACTACTTCTACCTTCCGGGCGGGCACGTCGAGTTCGGCGAGACCGCAGGCACGGCGCTGGCCCGGGAGCTCCAGGAAGAGGCCGCGATCGACTGCAAGGTCGGCCGCCTGCTCCTCGCCCACGAGCACATTTTTCGGCAAGGCAGGCGCGTGCGGCATGAGCTGAATCTGGTGTTCCACGTGGAACTGCCCGATGTGGAGGTGGTGAGCCAGGAGGAGAAGATCTCCTTCGAATGGGCGGACCTCGGCACGATCGGCGAGCGGGACGTGCGCCCGGAGGCCGTGCGGCTGTGGCTCGCGAGGCCCCTCGACGGCTCGTTCAAGTGGATAAGCGAGTCGCTGACTTGA
- a CDS encoding ABC transporter ATP-binding protein, translating to MSSATAHRPSPTAAAGTAIAIEQITKSFPGIGGGVTTAVDRVSLKIDAGELFFLLGPSGCGKTTLLRMIAGFIEPTSGKLLFVEGAQTRDVTFLPPNKRNTGMVFQSYALWPHMTVAENVAFGLDVRKVTGKERTDRVMDALAAVRMQDYAQRKPNQLSGGQQQRVALARALVIRPSVLLLDEPLSNLDAKLRIELRSEIRRICKEAGTTTVYVTHDQKEALSMADRVAIMKHGVVQQIGTPEDLYRQPSSRFVAEFLGETNLIAAKIARVTDQGIHLDSPVCPLLARSPIPKGAAPGAEVLVSIRPEAFNSAAAAGPNTVPARVLDSIYLGEMVQHDLELPGGVTVKMAVLNPGAVRANVSHVRIAPEDVVIVPA from the coding sequence ATGTCCTCAGCCACTGCACACCGCCCCTCCCCCACCGCCGCCGCGGGCACCGCCATCGCCATCGAGCAGATCACCAAGTCCTTCCCCGGGATCGGTGGCGGCGTCACCACGGCCGTGGACCGCGTCTCCCTCAAGATCGACGCCGGCGAGCTTTTCTTCCTCCTGGGCCCCTCCGGCTGCGGCAAAACCACCCTCCTCCGCATGATCGCCGGGTTCATCGAACCCACCTCCGGCAAGCTGCTGTTTGTCGAAGGCGCGCAGACCCGCGACGTCACCTTCCTCCCGCCCAACAAGCGCAACACCGGCATGGTCTTCCAGAGCTACGCCCTCTGGCCCCATATGACCGTCGCCGAGAACGTCGCCTTCGGCCTCGATGTCCGCAAAGTGACCGGCAAGGAACGCACCGACCGCGTGATGGACGCCCTCGCCGCAGTTCGCATGCAGGACTACGCCCAGCGCAAGCCCAACCAGCTCTCCGGCGGCCAGCAGCAGCGCGTTGCCCTGGCCAGGGCATTGGTTATCAGACCTTCCGTCCTCCTCCTCGACGAGCCCCTCTCGAATCTGGACGCAAAGCTCCGCATAGAGCTAAGGTCTGAAATCAGAAGGATTTGCAAAGAGGCCGGCACCACCACCGTCTACGTCACTCACGACCAGAAAGAAGCCCTGAGCATGGCCGACCGCGTGGCCATCATGAAGCACGGCGTCGTCCAGCAGATCGGCACCCCCGAAGACCTCTACCGCCAGCCCAGCTCGCGATTCGTCGCCGAGTTCCTCGGGGAAACCAACCTCATCGCCGCGAAGATCGCCCGCGTCACCGATCAGGGCATCCACCTCGACTCTCCCGTCTGCCCGCTCCTCGCCCGCTCACCCATTCCCAAGGGCGCGGCCCCCGGTGCCGAGGTCCTGGTCTCGATCCGACCCGAAGCCTTCAACTCCGCCGCCGCTGCTGGCCCGAACACCGTGCCTGCCCGCGTCCTCGACTCGATCTACCTGGGCGAGATGGTCCAGCACGACCTCGAGCTACCCGGCGGCGTGACGGTCAAGATGGCGGTGTTGAACCCCGGCGCAGTGCGGGCCAACGTCTCACACGTGCGCATCGCCCCGGAAGATGTCGTCATCGTCCCCGCCTAA
- a CDS encoding thiol-disulfide oxidoreductase DCC family protein has product MSGNSHPVVLFDGVCNLCTSSVQFIVRRDPEGRFRFAPLQSEAARGLLGETSERPDSIALVEGGRVYWKSTAALRIARRLGGLWRVLYVLIVVPRPVRDWVYNIIARNRYRWFGKQDACMMPTPELRARFL; this is encoded by the coding sequence GTGAGTGGAAACAGTCATCCGGTGGTGCTCTTCGATGGCGTGTGCAATCTGTGCACGTCGTCGGTGCAGTTCATCGTCCGGCGTGATCCGGAGGGGCGGTTCCGGTTTGCGCCGTTGCAGTCGGAGGCGGCGCGGGGGCTGCTCGGCGAGACGAGCGAGCGGCCGGACAGCATCGCGCTGGTGGAGGGTGGGCGCGTGTACTGGAAGAGCACGGCGGCGCTGCGGATTGCGCGGCGGCTGGGTGGACTGTGGCGGGTGCTGTATGTGCTGATCGTGGTGCCGCGGCCGGTGCGGGACTGGGTGTACAACATCATCGCGCGGAACCGGTACAGGTGGTTCGGGAAGCAGGACGCGTGCATGATGCCGACGCCGGAGCTGAGGGCGCGGTTCCTGTGA
- the gmd gene encoding GDP-mannose 4,6-dehydratase, with protein MIAPRRALITGITGQDGSYLAELLLSKGYEVHGIIRRSSSFNTARIDPIYQDPHAGGARLKLHYGDLCDSNSLSELMRRVRPHEVYNLGAQSHVRVSFDMPIFTADTVAMGALRILDAVREFQQESGQQCRFYQASSSEMYGKVLEVPQRETTPFYPRSPYACAKVMAHYMTVNYREAYGLHASCGILFNHESPRRGETFVTRKITRAVGRIKLGLQDKLYLGNLHSKRDWGFAGDYVKAMWLMLQHDKPDDYVIATNKMISVGEFARMAFEHVGLDYTDFIAFDPRYLRPSEVDELLGDYSKAKTKLGWEPTTTVEQLAKMMVDHDLELAHREKTLKDAGHKIHRQGDHDR; from the coding sequence TTGATCGCACCCCGCCGCGCCCTCATCACTGGCATCACCGGACAGGACGGCTCCTACCTCGCCGAGCTTCTCCTCAGCAAGGGCTACGAAGTCCACGGCATCATCCGCCGCAGCTCCTCCTTCAACACCGCCCGCATCGACCCCATCTACCAGGACCCCCACGCCGGCGGCGCTCGCCTGAAACTCCACTACGGCGACCTCTGCGACAGCAACTCCCTCTCCGAGCTCATGCGCCGCGTCCGCCCCCACGAGGTCTACAACCTCGGCGCTCAGTCCCACGTCCGCGTCTCCTTCGACATGCCGATCTTCACGGCCGACACCGTCGCCATGGGCGCCTTGCGCATCCTCGACGCCGTGCGCGAGTTCCAGCAGGAGTCCGGCCAGCAGTGCCGCTTCTACCAGGCCTCCAGCTCCGAGATGTACGGCAAGGTGCTCGAGGTGCCCCAGCGCGAAACCACGCCCTTCTACCCGCGCTCGCCCTACGCCTGCGCCAAGGTCATGGCCCACTACATGACCGTCAACTACCGCGAGGCCTACGGCCTGCACGCCAGCTGCGGCATCCTCTTCAACCACGAGTCCCCCCGCCGCGGCGAGACCTTCGTCACCCGCAAGATCACCCGCGCCGTCGGCCGCATCAAGCTCGGCCTGCAGGACAAGCTCTACCTCGGCAACCTGCACAGCAAGCGCGACTGGGGCTTCGCCGGCGACTACGTCAAGGCCATGTGGCTCATGCTTCAGCACGACAAGCCCGACGACTACGTCATCGCCACCAACAAGATGATCTCCGTCGGCGAGTTCGCCCGCATGGCCTTCGAGCACGTCGGCCTCGACTACACCGACTTCATCGCCTTCGACCCCCGCTACCTCCGCCCTAGCGAGGTCGACGAGCTGCTGGGCGACTACTCCAAGGCGAAAACCAAGCTCGGCTGGGAACCCACCACCACCGTCGAACAGCTCGCCAAAATGATGGTCGACCACGACCTCGAGCTCGCCCACCGCGAGAAGACCCTCAAGGACGCCGGCCACAAAATCCACCGCCAGGGCGACCACGACCGGTGA
- a CDS encoding class I SAM-dependent methyltransferase has translation MAGPISRLMQAMHGPVYRARLRALVAAILPHLKEGDQVLDVGCGNGTLGRALMDDPRAPRGLVVEGLERVARGGEPITVHAYPGGRMPFGDGTYDAVIVADVLHHEQDPEGLLRECARVSRRLVIIKDHQLKGVLAKARVSFIDWAANAPYGVPCLYRYNTPGEWSQVPGRLGLEVAESLGSMKVYPPVVNLLFGGGLHYFAVLRKPESQGPGA, from the coding sequence ATGGCAGGACCAATCTCCAGGTTGATGCAGGCGATGCACGGGCCGGTGTACCGGGCGCGGCTGCGGGCGCTGGTCGCGGCCATCCTGCCACACCTCAAGGAGGGCGACCAGGTCCTCGATGTGGGGTGTGGGAACGGCACGCTGGGGCGAGCGTTGATGGACGACCCGCGCGCGCCCAGGGGGCTGGTGGTGGAGGGGTTGGAGCGTGTGGCGCGGGGGGGCGAGCCGATCACGGTGCACGCGTACCCGGGCGGGCGCATGCCCTTTGGTGATGGGACTTACGACGCGGTGATCGTGGCGGACGTGCTGCACCACGAGCAGGACCCGGAGGGGCTGCTGCGGGAGTGTGCGCGGGTTTCCAGGCGGCTGGTGATCATCAAGGACCATCAGCTGAAGGGCGTGCTGGCCAAGGCGCGGGTGAGCTTTATCGACTGGGCGGCGAATGCGCCGTACGGCGTGCCGTGCTTGTACCGGTACAACACGCCGGGGGAGTGGTCACAGGTGCCGGGGCGGCTGGGGCTTGAAGTGGCGGAGAGCCTTGGGTCGATGAAGGTCTACCCGCCGGTGGTGAACCTGCTGTTCGGCGGGGGGTTGCACTACTTCGCGGTGCTGCGGAAGCCAGAATCGCAAGGGCCGGGAGCTTGA